In Trichormus variabilis 0441, a single genomic region encodes these proteins:
- a CDS encoding chaperone modulator CbpM, whose product MSSNLSLSCVVWSETGDRLYSFEQAAYLTQTSVLLLERFVRLGLIEPVGIMLRRQDIFRVVQIQRLHRDLNLNWVGAAMVLDMVTEIDQLKAQLRAYRAELQIRN is encoded by the coding sequence ATGAGTTCTAACCTGAGTTTGTCTTGCGTGGTGTGGTCAGAAACAGGCGATCGCCTCTATAGTTTCGAGCAAGCCGCCTACCTCACCCAAACCTCGGTTTTATTACTAGAACGATTTGTCCGCCTGGGACTAATTGAACCTGTAGGAATCATGCTGCGCCGACAGGATATCTTTCGCGTTGTGCAGATTCAAAGGTTGCACCGCGATCTGAACTTGAATTGGGTCGGAGCAGCAATGGTGCTAGATATGGTAACTGAAATTGACCAACTCAAGGCGCAACTGCGTGCCTACCGTGCTGAATTACAAATTCGTAATTAA